The following are encoded together in the Limanda limanda chromosome 12, fLimLim1.1, whole genome shotgun sequence genome:
- the LOC133015587 gene encoding fibroblast growth factor receptor-like 1 translates to MKLSLHSMDVLKIVLFIFEAVLLTDCARGPPRVSAKVAHRQSARLGSAIKLPCPVEGDPPPLIMWTKDGRNIHSGWIRFRILRMGLKIKEVEADDTGTYICKATNGFGSVNINYTLIVIDDSGSDKTRPGGADGSESELGADGMLDKFVRPRFTQPAKMRKRVIARPVGSSVRLKCTASGNPRPDIVWLKDDRRLTEQEVGEGRQKKWTLSLRNLTPEQSGRYTCRVSNRAGEINATYKVEVIQRTNSKPVLTGTHPVNTTIDYGGTTSFQCKVRSDVKPVIQWLKRVESNEESRYNSTIEVGDHRFVVLPTGEVWSRPDGSYLNKLLITRAKEEDAGMYICLGANTMGYSFRSAFLTVLPDTKPPITPVFSPASSSLPWPVIIGIPAGVVFIFGTVLLWFCQSRKHCPSPPSAPAAATQVLQSSHRLPYRERDRGGVAPSSNPEKDCMSSTNYEEYLAQQQLLLSQGGPTLPPKIYPKIYTDIHTHTHSHVDGKVHQHQHIHFQC, encoded by the exons ATGAAGTTGTCTTTGCACAGCATGGACGTCCTGAAGATTGTGCTGTTCATCTTTGAGGCTGTTTTACTCACAGACTGCGCAAGAG GACCTCCACGGGTTTCAGCGAAGGTTGCTCACAGGCAGTCAGCCCGACTTGGAAGTGCCATTAAGCTGCCGTGTCCGGTGGAAGGTGACCCTCCACCCCTGATTATGTGGACCAAAGACGGGCGCAACATCCACAGCGGCTGGATCCGTTTCCGTATCCTCCGCATGGGCCTGAAGATCAAGGAGGTGGAGGCGGATGACACGGGCACCTACATCTGCAAAGCTACGAACGGCTTCGGCAGCGTCAACATCAACTACACCCTCATCGTCATCG ATGACTCCGGTTCGGATAAAACACGACCAGGAGGAGCTGATGGATCGGAGTCTGAGTTGGGCGCCGATGGCATGTTGGACAAATTTG tgcgTCCTCGCTTCACTCAGCCTgccaagatgaggaagagggtgaTAGCGCGTCCCGTTGGCAGCTCAGTGAGACTCAAGTGCACGGCCAGCGGGAACCCCCGCCCGGACATCGTGTGGCTGAAGGACGACCGGCGGCTGACGGAGCAGGAGGTCGGCGAGGGCCGTCAGAAGAAGTGGACTCTGAGTCTGAGGAACTTGACGCCCGAGCAAAGCGGCAGATACACCTGCAGGGTCTCCAATCGGGCCGGGGAAATCAACGCCACGTATAAAGTTGAGGTCATAC AGAGGACAAACTCCAAGCCTGTTTTGACGGGCACGCACCCAGTCAACACGACCATAGACTACGGCGGCACCACGTCCTTCCAGTGCAAAGTGCGGAGCGACGTCAAGCCGGTCATTCAGTGGCTCAAGCGCGTGGAGTCTAATGAGGAGAGCCGCTACAACTCCACCATCGAGGTGGGGGACCACCGCTTCGTGGTGCTGCCCACGGGGGAGGTGTGGTCGCGGCCCGACGGCTCCTACCTCAACAAGCTGCTCATTACCCGCGCCAAGGAGGAGGACGCTGGCATGTACATCTGCTTAGGCGCCAACACCATGGGCTACAGCTTCCGCAGCGCCTTCCTCACCGTGCTGCCAG acacaaagcctCCCATCACGCCTGTGTTCTCGCCGGCCTCCAGCTCCCTACCCTGGCCAGTGATCATCGGCATACCGGCCGGAGTAGTGTTCATCTTTGGCACAGTGCTGCTGTGGTTCTGTCAGAGCAGAAAACACTGTCCCTCCCCTCCCAGCGCTCCAGCTGCAGCCACGCAGGTGCTGCAGAGCTCCCACCGGCTGCCGTACAGAGAGCGGGACCGGGGCGGCGTGGCTCCGTCCTCCAACCCGGAGAAAGACTGCATGAGCTCCACGAACTACGAGGAGTACCtggcacagcagcagctcctcctcagtcAGGGGGGACCGACACTCCCGCCCAAAATCTACCCCAAAATCTACACGGACattcacacgcacactcactccCATGTGGACGGGAAAGTACATCAGCAtcaacacattcattttcagTGTTAG
- the tacc3 gene encoding transforming acidic coiled-coil-containing protein 3 → MSSVEVNDENRGVCPGGKHNSSITDIFDLDQPTGRPSILRQSENLPSKTVPKGMKVCFQTPRRDPATKRIVQSPSKAAKMTSVDECTKAMETLNIDKINPSPQEVPEKPDEPEPEVSSYPDDAMPIQSKGGYQLDFDNLEAMNPFQGTTKMVLSPAKPPDQNVSQHTQPEEVLEEPTKADTVLDETLPFAPSLENSQVDLSANFSSTESSVVTVVNVPAFEEQDSCSAAPEEQPAETSPNALQDKKQDLFVEDAPLPSKGSYCFDLDNLDEINPFQTGGAKMQNSPVLGRKLPDNDPPLEEPQVKENKPADIVDVPEVASKSPPQPDVTPIAEVVPISTNAATPPSAESQPDVVPVKEGPIKLEFNFDDGSEVKKKPPLKKLGKRPPGAKSKAEKPVSDVKTRKETSVKPDAGDVAEVPVPKSSYSFDFENFDDPNFNPFGTKAGMNNTPVCSPVLTESTIPEQPEKPAEEEAVSPGCAVESVPAAEPSPGQTSAPELLKETVQSLPEASKLFQAEQTSEPPMFEFNENFVPGAMFMANDLDGQMDYLEQFGSSRFKESALRKQSLYLKFDPLLRESPKKPTAAAEAPQTHGPRPAAFASRLETQQMPEKEATKAYCDFKLFDPTAPATPIFESLVPSYPQQANPDEAIIDVLKYSQKDLDAAIAKVQAESKEKEQQWREKHKKVVDDGQEMRKIIAEFELMIARIMADQEKEREVALGKLNEALLEKEQTSSDLNAMERSFSELFKRLEKYKTVIEGYKKNEEILKACAQDYLVRIKKEEQRYQTLKAHAEEKIGLANAEINEVRSKFKSEVSALQAQLRREQLKVHSLEKSLDQKGKEAEELTKLCDELITNVQKG, encoded by the exons ATGAGTTCCGTTGAGGTGAATGATGAGAATCGAGGGGTCTGCcctggaggaaaacacaacagctcaaTCACCGACATATTTGACCTGGATCAGCCGACCGGGAGGCCGTCCATCCTGCGTCAGTCAGAGAACCTGCCCAGCAAGACTGTGCCGAAGGGGATGAAG GTTTGTTTTCAGACCCCAAGAAGAGACCCTGCGACCAAGAGAATTGTCCAATCTCCGAGCAAGGCTGCGAAGATGACCAGTGTGGATGAGTGCACAAAGGCAATGGAGActttaaatatagataaaataaa TCCTTCACCACAAGAAGTCCCCGAGAAGCCTGATGAGCCCGAACCAG AAGTGTCGTCTTATCCTGATGACGCAATGCCAATACAGAGCAAGGGCGGTTATCAGCTGGATTTTGACAACCTGGAAGCCATGAATCCATTTCAGGGAACCACTAAGAtggttctctctcctgcaaAGCCCCCAGATCAAAATGTGtctcaacacacacagccagaggagGTCTTGGAGGAGCCCACCAAGGCAGACACAGTCTTAGATGAGACGCTTCCCTTTGCGCCGTCCTTGGAAAATTCACAGGTTGACCTCTCTGCCAACTTCAGCTCCACAGAGAGCAGTGTGGTCACAGTGGTGAACGTCCCAGCATTTGAGGAACAAGATTCGTGTTCTGCAGCGCCCGAAGAACAACCTGCTGAGACGTCTCCAAATGCTTTGCAAGATAAAAAACAAGACCTCTTTGTGGAGGACGCCCCTCTGCCGTCGAAAGGTTCATATTGCTTTGATTTAGACAACCTTGATGAAATTAATCCTTTCCAAACTGGTGGCGCTAAGATGCAGAATTCCCCGGTCCTCGGGAGAAAGCTGCCAGACAATGATCCCCCTCTCGAGGAGCCACAGGTGAAGGAAAACAAACCTGCTGATATTGTTGATGTTCCTGAGGTGGCTTCGAAGTCGCCTCCTCAGCCTGATGTGACACCCATCGCTGAAGTTGTCCCAATATCCACTAACGCAGCCACGCCTCCGTCTGCTGAATCTCAGCCAGATGTGGTCCCAGTTAAGGAAGGCCCAATCAAACTCGAGTTCAATTTCGACGATGGAAGTGAGGTTAAAAAGAAACCACCACTCAAGAAGTTGGGCAAAAGGCCACCCGGTGCAAAATCCAAAGCAGAAAAGCCCGTGTCTGATGTCAAAACACGAAAGGAAACCTCAGTGAAGCCCGATGCCGGCGACGTGGCCGAGGTTCCAGTTCCCAAAAGCTCTTACTCATTTGACTTTGAAAACTTTGACGACCCAAACTTCAACCCGTTTGGCACCAAAGCGGGCATGAATAACACTCCAGTGTGCAGCCCTGTGCTTACGGAAAGTACCATTCCAGAGCAGCCGGAGAAGCCTGCGGAGGAGGAAGCTGTATCACCAGGCTG TGCTGTAGAGAGTGTCCCAGCTGCCGAACCCAGCCCTGGACAG ACTTCTGCCCCTGAACTCCTCAAGGAAACCGTGCAGAGTCTCCCTGAAGCGTCCAAACTATTTCAAGCTGAGCAGACGTCAGAGCCTCCGATGTTTGAATTTAACGAAAACTTTGTTCCTGGAGCAATGT tCATGGCTAATGATTTGGATGGACAAATGGACTACCTTGAACAGTTTGGATCAAGCCGT TTCAAGGAATCTGCACTGAGGAAACAATCCTTGTATCTTAAATTCGACCCGCTCCTGAGAGAGAGTCCAAAGAAGCCCACGGCTGCCGCTGAAGCCCCTCAGACCCACGGCCCCCGACCCGCCGCCTTTGCGTCACG ACTTGAAACTCAACAGATGCCAGAAAAAGAGGCGACAAAAGCGTACTGTGATTTCAAACTGTTCGATCCTACAGCACCA GCGACGCCAATCTTCGAGAGCCTCGTACCATCCTACCCACAGCAGGCGAACCCTGACGAGGCCATTATCGACGTGCTGAAGTACAGTCAGAAAGACCTGGATGCAGCCATCGCCAAAGTCCAGGCGGAG TCAAAAGAGAAGGAGCAGCAATGGagggaaaaacataaaaaagtaGTTGATGATGGTCAAGAAATGAG GAAAATAATCGCAGAATTTGAGCTCATGATTGCAAGAATTATGG CCGAccaagagaaggagagagaggtggcCCTGGGGAAGCTGAACGAGGCTCTGCTGGAGAAGGAGCAGACGTCCAGCGACCTGAATGCGATGGAGAGATCTTTCTCTGAGCTTTTCAAGAGACTGGAGAAGTACAAAACCGTTATCGAGGGCTACAAAAAG AATGAAGAGATTCTGAAAGCCTGTGCGCAGGACTACCTGGTGAGGATCAAAAAGGAGGAGCAGCGCTACCAGACGCTCAAAGCTCACGCTGAGGAGAAGATTGGCCT TGCAAATGCTGAAATCAATGAGGTGCGCTCAAAGTTCAAGTCGGAGGTGTCGGCTCTACAAGCTCAGCTGCGGCGGGAGCAGCTGAAGGTTCATTCGTTGGAGAAGAGCCTCGACCAGAAG ggGAAGGAGGCTGAAGAGCTGACCAAACTTTGTGATGAGCTTATCACCAATGTTCAGAAGGGTTGA